A window of the Desulforapulum autotrophicum HRM2 genome harbors these coding sequences:
- a CDS encoding PadR family transcriptional regulator translates to MVEMMLLGFLMDGAKTGYEVKKYMEKSTHYFFNTGFSSIYPKYKKLEKEGRVRVSQEIKNGKLNKVYTLTDEGKKAFQEWLAVKPEIGRIRDEALLKVFFFDHLEEEKRMEQLEAYTEELRAHVIALKGIREQLSSHELDPWKRTTLEFGIRYYEFLNQCFSEMV, encoded by the coding sequence ATGGTTGAAATGATGCTGCTGGGCTTTCTTATGGACGGCGCCAAGACCGGTTATGAGGTGAAAAAATATATGGAGAAAAGCACCCACTATTTTTTCAATACCGGGTTCAGCAGCATCTATCCCAAATATAAAAAACTGGAAAAGGAGGGCCGGGTCAGGGTCAGCCAGGAAATCAAGAACGGGAAGCTGAACAAGGTGTATACCCTTACGGATGAGGGGAAAAAGGCATTCCAGGAGTGGTTGGCGGTTAAGCCGGAGATCGGACGTATCCGGGACGAGGCATTGCTCAAGGTTTTCTTTTTTGATCATCTGGAAGAAGAAAAGAGAATGGAGCAGTTAGAAGCCTACACCGAAGAACTCAGGGCCCATGTCATCGCGTTGAAGGGCATCCGGGAGCAATTGTCCTCCCATGAACTTGATCCGTGGAAGAGGACCACCCTGGAGTTCGGCATCCGGTATTACGAATTTCTGAATCAGTGTTTTAGTGAGATGGTGTAA
- a CDS encoding 4Fe-4S binding protein, whose amino-acid sequence MATEVYHRLREQMDQYSTGFPASESGVELKILEKLYTEEDAEIYLDLSMLLEAPDAFAARTGRSPEAMVEKLEDMAKRGLLFRHTKNGTRRYSAIPFVIGSYEFQLGRMDKELAELTNAYMEEAFLSGMGNNVPPLRTIPVGKSVDITNKVAAYEDAKAIIHAKDKIAVANCICRTQRGLLEKGCDKPKEVCLLFGSHADYYVENKIARYIDQEEACAILDKCEAAGLVNQPANMVNPGGMCNCCGDCCGVLRALNMLPNPGELVHNRYWAVVDPEECTACETCLDRCQMNAIEIGDAAVVDHARCIGCGLCVTTCPVDAIRLEEKPKVLQVPPPASGQELMAITAERRGTSLVPLKMQEK is encoded by the coding sequence ATGGCAACAGAAGTTTATCATCGACTCCGCGAGCAGATGGATCAGTACTCCACGGGATTTCCGGCCAGTGAGTCCGGGGTGGAACTGAAAATTCTGGAGAAACTCTATACTGAAGAGGATGCTGAGATTTATCTGGATCTCTCCATGCTCCTGGAGGCGCCCGATGCTTTTGCGGCAAGGACTGGACGTTCTCCTGAAGCCATGGTGGAAAAATTAGAAGACATGGCAAAGCGGGGACTGCTTTTCCGCCACACCAAGAACGGTACCAGACGGTATTCCGCCATACCTTTTGTCATTGGCTCCTACGAGTTCCAACTGGGGCGGATGGACAAGGAACTTGCAGAGTTGACCAACGCCTATATGGAAGAAGCCTTTCTCTCGGGCATGGGTAACAATGTACCACCCCTGAGGACCATTCCCGTGGGAAAATCAGTGGATATAACCAACAAGGTGGCAGCCTATGAGGATGCCAAGGCCATCATCCACGCAAAGGATAAGATTGCAGTGGCCAACTGCATCTGCCGGACCCAGCGGGGATTGCTTGAAAAGGGGTGCGACAAGCCTAAGGAGGTCTGTCTGCTCTTTGGCTCCCATGCTGATTATTACGTGGAGAACAAGATCGCCCGCTACATTGATCAGGAGGAGGCCTGTGCCATTCTGGATAAATGTGAGGCGGCAGGACTGGTCAACCAGCCAGCCAACATGGTGAACCCCGGAGGGATGTGCAACTGTTGCGGCGACTGCTGTGGGGTGCTTCGGGCCCTGAACATGCTGCCCAATCCGGGAGAGCTTGTACACAACCGCTATTGGGCCGTGGTTGATCCGGAAGAATGTACGGCCTGTGAAACCTGCCTGGATCGGTGCCAGATGAATGCCATTGAGATCGGGGATGCAGCCGTGGTGGACCATGCCAGGTGCATTGGGTGTGGGCTTTGCGTCACCACCTGTCCTGTGGACGCGATCCGGCTGGAAGAAAAACCAAAAGTGCTCCAGGTGCCACCGCCTGCCAGCGGCCAGGAACTCATGGCCATTACCGCTGAACGGCGGGGAACCTCCCTGGTTCCACTCAAGATGCAGGAAAAATAG
- a CDS encoding enoyl-CoA hydratase produces the protein MDAPVLFQIEDQVAVITLNRPEKRNSINQALLTGLYDAIEEIEDSKSIRAAVITGNGKSFCSGIDLSALDTENLFDPRGDGKDMPEIFSSCTKPLIGAINGHAITGGFEIALNCDFLIASENASFADTHAKVGIHPGWGMTQLLQQAVGQRRARQMSFGCEFITAATALQWGLVNEVVYPSMLMSRAMQIARGICNVDAGYLQMMKNLIEAQNSNTFEKALAMERKGFKAFVAHQMKLKP, from the coding sequence ATGGACGCACCAGTACTTTTTCAGATTGAAGACCAGGTAGCAGTGATTACCCTGAACCGCCCGGAAAAACGCAATTCAATCAATCAGGCCCTGCTGACAGGACTATACGATGCCATTGAAGAGATAGAAGATTCAAAATCCATCCGGGCAGCCGTAATTACAGGAAACGGAAAATCCTTCTGTTCTGGAATCGACCTTTCAGCCCTTGACACGGAAAATCTGTTCGACCCCAGGGGCGATGGAAAAGATATGCCGGAAATATTTTCAAGTTGCACAAAACCATTAATCGGTGCCATAAACGGCCACGCCATCACCGGCGGGTTTGAGATCGCTTTGAACTGCGATTTTCTTATCGCTTCGGAAAATGCTTCGTTTGCCGACACCCATGCCAAGGTTGGAATCCATCCGGGTTGGGGAATGACCCAGTTGCTTCAGCAGGCTGTCGGGCAACGACGGGCACGGCAAATGTCATTTGGCTGTGAATTTATCACCGCAGCAACTGCACTTCAATGGGGCCTTGTTAACGAGGTTGTTTATCCCTCAATGCTCATGTCCAGGGCCATGCAGATTGCCAGGGGCATCTGCAATGTTGACGCCGGGTATCTTCAAATGATGAAAAACCTTATTGAGGCACAAAACAGTAACACCTTTGAAAAAGCACTTGCAATGGAGAGAAAAGGATTTAAAGCGTTTGTTGCTCACCAGATGAAGTTAAAACCTTAG
- a CDS encoding hybrid sensor histidine kinase/response regulator — protein MDTKRFPDQASIRFFRETLSRKLSILPRYDVVIAGDDNALLFVIKEQNDLFKGLPMVFFGVNNLELARKQDENPNITGVVETVSMMETIQLMESLKPRSKKIIAIVDGTTSGQSDLSTFYQLGKKFKNLSFSHVSLENLSWQEFEEKIEGLDPDSSVLLLSAYRDKNNVCLQFNDSLALIKKRGSFPLYHLWFHGIGEGVLGGKVISHFKQGNTAGKIAVEILNGKPVGDIKVVSKNAGRYVFDHGELGRQKIPMALLPEQSVVLNKPETFYEKNKSLFWPLGSVFMVLFLALVSALADIRSHRKNQRQLRDSVDSLETIFNSTPNILFLLNGEGRVEDVNYKGFEFIGKTKEDVVGLLVGDVFCCLNISGTGSDCDFECVEYPIDSLISDTFKTGTNHTREEGQLTFQLNGESVSMVFLISTSRLVISGARKVLFCLADITERKQNEDRIRKSRARYQTIMDTMEYPICIVSQAFVIEYLNSHMIRRIGYDARGEKCFKAIHGFDTQCSWCDYGKNKLTESRQINIISPLDNRSFDVSTNTLVNDDGSVSILHVFRDVTEIKQMEKKLYQAQKMEAIGLLAGGIAHDFNNILSPIIGYTQILLEENSEDELLQSSLDEILTASMRAKELVKQILTFSRQGSDEMRPLKVQSIVKETLKLIRSSIPKSIEIVENIQTDCGLIKADPTHIHQILMNLTTNAYHAMEEIGGKIEIKVQEIILEGNERTGVSFWPGKYVLMSITDNGCGIPLSCRDKIFEPYFTTKEKHKGTGLGLSILYGIVKECRGYIDFSSEVGKGTTFNVYLPLIKMGSQSESGQETKNFQGGTEKILLVDDEAPILRFQKQMLERLGYKVSERSSSVDALQAFKADIDSFDLVITDMSMPNMSGEQLAVKILAIRPDIPVIICSGFSEKMNDDLSKTIGVKGFLMKPVIKSVMTKEVRRILDEYRLSKKTIS, from the coding sequence TGATGGAGAGTCTTAAGCCTCGGTCAAAGAAGATTATTGCGATAGTGGATGGCACCACGAGCGGGCAAAGCGATTTAAGCACATTCTACCAATTGGGAAAAAAATTTAAAAACCTTTCTTTTTCACATGTATCCCTTGAAAATTTGTCCTGGCAGGAGTTTGAAGAAAAAATAGAGGGTCTTGATCCAGACAGCAGTGTCCTGCTGCTTTCTGCCTATCGTGACAAAAACAACGTCTGTTTGCAATTTAATGACAGTCTTGCACTCATCAAAAAGAGGGGTTCCTTTCCTTTATATCATCTATGGTTTCACGGAATAGGGGAGGGAGTATTGGGTGGAAAAGTCATCAGCCACTTTAAACAGGGGAACACTGCAGGAAAGATAGCCGTTGAGATTTTGAACGGGAAGCCCGTTGGGGATATAAAGGTTGTGTCGAAAAATGCAGGCAGATATGTCTTTGACCATGGTGAGCTTGGACGCCAGAAGATTCCAATGGCGCTGCTTCCAGAACAAAGTGTTGTTCTAAATAAACCAGAAACCTTCTATGAAAAGAATAAATCCTTATTCTGGCCTCTTGGATCTGTCTTCATGGTTCTATTTCTTGCGCTGGTATCTGCCCTTGCCGATATCCGCAGTCATAGAAAGAATCAAAGGCAACTAAGGGATTCTGTCGACAGCCTTGAAACCATTTTCAACAGTACACCGAATATCCTTTTCCTGTTAAATGGCGAAGGGCGTGTTGAGGATGTAAATTATAAGGGCTTTGAATTTATCGGAAAAACCAAAGAGGATGTAGTGGGTCTTCTGGTTGGAGACGTTTTTTGCTGTCTGAATATTTCTGGCACAGGTAGTGACTGCGATTTTGAGTGTGTCGAATATCCAATAGACTCTCTTATTTCAGATACTTTTAAGACCGGAACGAACCATACGAGGGAAGAGGGGCAACTGACATTTCAACTGAACGGTGAGTCTGTATCCATGGTCTTTCTTATTTCCACATCGCGTCTCGTGATTAGTGGTGCCAGGAAAGTCCTTTTTTGTTTAGCGGATATCACAGAACGCAAGCAAAACGAAGATAGAATAAGAAAAAGTAGAGCGCGGTATCAAACGATAATGGACACCATGGAATATCCCATATGTATAGTTTCCCAGGCGTTTGTCATTGAATATTTGAATTCACATATGATCCGTAGAATAGGATATGATGCCAGGGGTGAAAAATGTTTTAAAGCGATTCATGGTTTTGATACACAATGCTCCTGGTGCGACTATGGAAAAAATAAATTAACGGAATCCCGGCAAATCAATATTATCAGCCCCCTGGACAATCGATCCTTTGATGTTTCCACCAACACGCTTGTTAATGATGACGGATCTGTTTCCATTCTGCATGTATTCAGGGATGTTACTGAAATAAAACAAATGGAAAAGAAACTCTATCAGGCCCAGAAAATGGAAGCCATCGGGCTTCTTGCCGGAGGTATCGCCCATGACTTTAATAATATTCTCAGTCCCATTATCGGTTATACACAAATTTTACTGGAGGAGAATTCTGAAGACGAATTACTTCAAAGCAGCCTTGATGAGATTCTTACTGCAAGTATGCGGGCCAAGGAACTGGTAAAGCAAATCCTGACCTTTTCCCGTCAGGGAAGCGATGAGATGCGACCGTTGAAGGTGCAGTCAATTGTCAAAGAGACATTAAAATTGATCAGATCTTCAATTCCTAAATCCATCGAGATTGTAGAGAATATTCAAACAGACTGTGGATTAATTAAAGCTGATCCTACTCATATCCATCAAATATTAATGAACCTTACAACCAATGCCTATCACGCCATGGAAGAAATCGGCGGAAAAATAGAGATCAAGGTTCAAGAGATCATCCTGGAGGGGAATGAAAGGACAGGTGTAAGTTTTTGGCCAGGGAAATATGTTCTGATGTCCATAACCGATAACGGTTGTGGCATTCCACTGTCATGCCGGGATAAAATTTTTGAACCTTATTTCACGACCAAGGAAAAGCATAAAGGAACCGGGCTTGGCCTCTCCATATTGTACGGGATTGTCAAGGAATGCAGGGGTTATATTGATTTTTCAAGTGAGGTTGGTAAAGGGACAACCTTTAATGTTTATCTACCGCTGATAAAAATGGGGTCCCAGTCAGAATCCGGCCAGGAAACAAAAAATTTTCAGGGTGGCACTGAAAAGATACTGCTGGTTGATGATGAGGCCCCCATTTTGAGGTTTCAAAAACAGATGCTTGAACGCCTTGGGTATAAAGTTTCTGAGAGAAGCAGCAGTGTCGATGCCTTACAAGCATTTAAAGCGGACATTGACTCTTTTGACCTGGTCATTACGGACATGTCCATGCCCAATATGAGTGGGGAACAGCTTGCCGTAAAAATTCTTGCCATTCGACCGGATATCCCGGTCATCATCTGCAGTGGTTTCAGTGAAAAGATGAATGACGACCTTTCCAAAACAATCGGAGTCAAGGGCTTTTTGATGAAGCCTGTCATTAAATCCGTCATGACAAAAGAAGTACGAAGGATTCTGGATGAATATCGTCTGTCTAAAAAAACGATCTCTTAA